Proteins encoded by one window of Polaribacter haliotis:
- a CDS encoding SDR family NAD(P)-dependent oxidoreductase, producing MSEQKNNPEIDACIKTIQDLLADTNQLFEIPEAQRVALFKVAGELSRPNRDEFQRRRKDAKKAAKRKRIESDKHARKSTGIRSAREAALFVAPKLLGAAAIPEDTPELESPRNCYVCKAVFTKLHHFYDTMCTDCGDLNYAKRFQTTDLTGQVAVITGSRLKIGYHITLMALRSGATVIATTRFPADSAIRFAKEEDYKDWSDRLHIHGLDLRHIPSVEIFCNYIEQKYDRLDILINNAAQTVRRPSGFYAHMMENEKKPIDQLPILAQTLLENHAECLKEISDLSISSTKTAKNNVLPVTWHGPEPGIGLRNSAELSQIPYSFDNSLQTAEVFPEGKLDADLQQVDLRKTNSWRLRLGEIETTEMVEVQLVNAVAPFVLCNRLSNLMMKENTGKKHIINVSAMEGKFHRFKKVDRHPHTNMAKAALNMLTHTSSATFAKKGIYMNAVDTGWVTDEDPAELSKKKEEVHDFQPPLDIVDGAARVMDPLIDGINTGKHWSGKFLKDYFPIDW from the coding sequence ATGAGCGAACAAAAAAATAATCCAGAAATAGATGCTTGTATAAAAACAATACAAGATTTATTGGCGGATACAAATCAGCTTTTTGAGATTCCAGAAGCACAAAGAGTCGCACTTTTTAAAGTTGCTGGCGAATTATCTCGTCCAAATAGAGATGAATTTCAGCGAAGAAGAAAAGACGCTAAAAAAGCAGCAAAAAGAAAGAGAATTGAAAGCGATAAACATGCAAGAAAATCAACCGGAATTCGTTCTGCAAGAGAAGCAGCCTTGTTTGTGGCACCAAAATTATTAGGTGCAGCTGCAATTCCAGAAGACACACCAGAATTAGAATCTCCAAGAAATTGCTACGTATGTAAAGCAGTTTTTACAAAATTGCATCATTTTTATGATACCATGTGTACAGATTGTGGTGACTTGAATTATGCGAAACGTTTTCAAACGACAGATTTAACAGGACAAGTTGCTGTAATTACAGGATCTCGTTTAAAAATTGGCTATCATATTACTTTAATGGCTTTACGTTCTGGAGCAACAGTAATTGCTACGACTCGTTTTCCTGCAGATTCTGCCATTCGTTTTGCAAAAGAAGAAGATTATAAAGATTGGAGCGATCGTTTACACATTCATGGTTTGGATTTAAGACACATTCCAAGTGTAGAAATTTTCTGTAATTATATAGAACAGAAATACGATAGATTAGATATTCTCATAAACAATGCAGCACAAACTGTAAGAAGACCATCAGGTTTTTACGCTCATATGATGGAAAATGAAAAGAAACCAATTGATCAACTTCCAATATTAGCACAGACTTTGTTAGAAAATCATGCTGAATGTTTGAAAGAAATATCAGATTTAAGTATTTCATCAACAAAAACAGCTAAAAATAATGTGTTGCCAGTAACTTGGCATGGACCAGAACCAGGAATAGGCTTAAGAAATTCAGCTGAATTGTCTCAAATTCCTTATAGTTTCGACAATTCTTTACAAACAGCAGAAGTTTTTCCTGAAGGAAAATTAGATGCAGATTTACAACAAGTAGATTTAAGAAAAACAAACAGTTGGCGTTTGCGTTTAGGCGAAATCGAAACCACAGAAATGGTGGAAGTTCAGTTGGTAAATGCTGTTGCACCTTTTGTTTTGTGTAATCGTTTGTCTAATTTAATGATGAAAGAAAACACAGGAAAGAAACACATTATCAACGTTTCTGCGATGGAAGGGAAGTTTCATAGATTCAAAAAAGTGGATAGACATCCTCATACAAATATGGCTAAAGCGGCTTTAAATATGTTAACACATACTTCATCAGCAACTTTTGCAAAGAAAGGAATTTACATGAATGCTGTGGATACAGGTTGGGTTACAGATGAAGATCCTGCTGAATTATCTAAAAAGAAAGAAGAAGTGCACGATTTTCAACCTCCTTTAGATATTGTAGATGGTGCAGCAAGAGTGATGGATCCTTTAATTGACGGAATAAATACCGGAAAACATTGGTCTGGAAAGTTTTTGAAAGATTATTTTCCTATTGACTGGTAA
- a CDS encoding arylesterase codes for MFKVKNKEIQASKPIFSSSKLIKLCYFIIVFLLISCGNEKEKKSTENNTSTKEVTNTKTEENSSTNKTILCFGDSITAGYGLDDTNDAFPAILEQKIDSLGLNYTVVNSGVSGETTAGGKSRIDWVIKNKPEVFLLELGANDGLRGVQLTETKSNLQAIIDVVREKSPKTKIILAGMQLPPNMGLDYTTEFKQLFIDIAKENKIAFIPFLLKDVGGISSLNQNDGIHPNVKGHKIMANTVWEVLAPIIK; via the coding sequence ATGTTCAAGGTTAAAAATAAGGAAATTCAAGCATCTAAACCAATATTTAGTTCTTCTAAACTCATAAAGTTATGTTATTTTATAATTGTATTCTTGCTGATTTCTTGTGGAAATGAGAAAGAAAAAAAGTCAACCGAAAATAATACTTCAACAAAAGAAGTAACAAATACTAAAACTGAAGAAAATTCATCAACTAATAAAACGATTCTTTGTTTTGGTGATAGTATTACTGCTGGTTATGGTTTAGACGATACAAATGATGCTTTTCCAGCAATTTTAGAGCAAAAAATAGATTCTTTAGGACTGAATTATACTGTTGTAAACTCTGGAGTAAGTGGAGAAACAACTGCTGGTGGAAAAAGTAGAATTGATTGGGTCATAAAAAATAAACCTGAAGTATTTCTTTTAGAATTAGGAGCAAATGATGGATTAAGAGGCGTACAATTAACTGAAACAAAATCTAATTTACAAGCTATTATTGATGTTGTCAGAGAAAAAAGCCCAAAAACAAAAATAATATTAGCTGGAATGCAATTGCCACCAAATATGGGTTTGGACTATACAACCGAATTCAAACAACTATTTATTGATATTGCCAAAGAAAACAAAATCGCTTTTATTCCTTTTCTTTTAAAAGATGTTGGTGGAATTTCTTCATTGAATCAGAATGATGGAATTCACCCAAATGTAAAAGGACATAAAATTATGGCAAATACAGTTTGGGAGGTTTTAGCTCCTATAATTAAGTAG